A portion of the Pseudoalteromonas luteoviolacea genome contains these proteins:
- a CDS encoding response regulator, protein MSYSILLIDDDEVNHDIAKTMLGETQEYFSAYNGEEALALFNERKYDAILLDVVMPGMNGYEVCKAIRNAPSNSQTPVLFVSSKDDVEDKLEGFKAGGDDYITKPFDVEELSFRIERLVKYSSKIDTLKVNCEVAEEVTMTAITSCSELGLCLEFIENSYQCNTLSDLSTAILTTCQNLHLHASVQLGLLGEFRDFSNCGAINPLESELLKKGRDSKTVINIEKRSFFNSAYCSLLIKNMPIDDEEKYGRFNDILALVVRGADARLKSLETNIKAIQAKNKGLRELSQVASKDLEDIELVFKNYNSACQELVERLIFDVEDSMMSFGVSDAQEQTLRETLDSAKDDLQQIQEHSEDMSATFNDFFIKLDKLID, encoded by the coding sequence ATGTCGTACTCAATTTTATTGATCGATGATGACGAAGTAAATCATGATATTGCAAAAACAATGTTAGGTGAAACTCAAGAGTATTTCTCAGCTTACAATGGGGAAGAAGCGCTCGCGTTATTCAATGAGCGTAAATATGATGCCATCTTATTAGATGTTGTTATGCCTGGTATGAACGGGTATGAGGTTTGTAAAGCAATTCGAAATGCACCTTCCAATTCCCAGACACCGGTACTGTTTGTTTCTTCTAAAGATGATGTTGAAGACAAGCTTGAAGGCTTTAAAGCGGGCGGAGATGACTATATCACCAAACCTTTTGATGTCGAAGAGTTGAGCTTTCGTATTGAGCGTTTAGTTAAGTACAGCAGTAAAATTGACACTTTAAAGGTGAATTGTGAAGTAGCAGAAGAAGTCACTATGACTGCCATAACCAGTTGTAGTGAGTTAGGGCTTTGCCTTGAATTTATAGAAAACTCTTATCAGTGCAATACGCTTTCTGATTTATCGACGGCTATTTTAACAACCTGTCAAAATTTGCATTTACATGCTTCGGTTCAATTGGGTTTATTAGGAGAGTTCCGTGATTTTAGTAATTGTGGCGCTATTAATCCGTTGGAAAGTGAATTATTGAAAAAAGGCAGAGACAGTAAGACGGTGATTAACATTGAAAAACGTAGTTTTTTTAATAGTGCTTATTGTTCACTGCTTATTAAGAATATGCCGATTGATGATGAAGAAAAATATGGGCGTTTTAATGATATTTTAGCTTTGGTTGTACGTGGTGCAGACGCGAGATTAAAAAGTCTAGAAACAAATATTAAAGCCATTCAAGCTAAGAATAAGGGGCTTAGAGAGTTAAGTCAGGTTGCCAGTAAAGATCTAGAAGATATTGAGTTGGTATTTAAAAACTATAATAGTGCATGCCAAGAACTAGTTGAGCGGCTTATTTTTGATGTTGAGGATTCGATGATGTCATTTGGCGTGAGCGACGCCCAAGAACAAACATTAAGAGAAACTCTAGATAGTGCAAAAGATGATTTGCAGCAGATACAAGAGCACTCAGAAGATATGTCAGCCACATTTAACGACTTTTTTATTAAGCTAGATAAACTAATTGATTAA